One window from the genome of Paenibacillus azoreducens encodes:
- a CDS encoding ABC transporter ATP-binding protein, with protein MSEPLMKVANLKKYFPVTGGVFQRTVGYVKAVDDVSFEINRGESFGLVGESGCGKSTIGRTILRLNEKTAGDVIFKGQDIYKLTKDKLRELRPELQIVFQDPYSSLNPRIKVGEAIGEALLSHGLVQRSELKERVIETLNICGLASYHYDRYPHEFSGGQRQRIGIARALILNPDFIVADEPVSALDVSIQAQIINLLSDLQEKRQLTYLFISHDLSVVEHLCNRIGVMYLGSMVELAEKKELFRNPLHPYTKALLSAIPIPDPTLKRERIVLQGDIPSPANPPAGCKFHTRCPLASDICREEAPQYRNMGQDHFVACHFA; from the coding sequence ATGAGCGAGCCGTTGATGAAGGTGGCCAACTTAAAAAAATACTTTCCGGTTACGGGAGGGGTATTTCAGCGTACAGTAGGGTATGTCAAAGCGGTAGATGACGTTTCTTTTGAAATAAACCGCGGCGAATCCTTCGGTTTGGTGGGCGAATCGGGATGCGGCAAAAGCACGATCGGGCGAACGATATTGCGTCTGAATGAGAAAACCGCCGGCGACGTGATATTTAAAGGCCAGGATATCTATAAACTTACGAAAGATAAACTCCGGGAGCTTCGTCCTGAACTTCAGATTGTATTTCAAGATCCATACAGTTCATTAAATCCCCGGATTAAAGTTGGCGAAGCGATCGGAGAAGCGTTGCTCAGCCATGGGCTGGTTCAAAGAAGCGAATTGAAGGAGAGGGTTATAGAAACCTTGAACATCTGCGGGCTAGCCAGTTATCACTATGATCGTTATCCGCATGAATTTTCCGGTGGCCAAAGACAGCGTATCGGCATAGCGCGCGCATTGATATTAAATCCCGATTTTATTGTGGCTGATGAACCCGTGTCCGCACTTGACGTGTCCATCCAAGCACAGATCATCAATCTGCTCAGCGATTTGCAGGAGAAGCGGCAGCTAACCTACTTGTTCATCTCCCATGATTTGAGCGTGGTAGAGCATTTATGCAATCGGATCGGAGTCATGTATTTGGGTTCGATGGTAGAATTGGCCGAAAAAAAAGAATTGTTTCGCAATCCGCTACATCCGTACACCAAGGCATTATTATCCGCAATTCCGATACCGGATCCAACGTTAAAAAGAGAGAGGATCGTGCTTCAAGGGGACATCCCGAGCCCGGCAAATCCGCCTGCAGGATGCAAATTCCATACCAGATGCCCGCTCGCTTCAGACATTTGCAGGGAGGAAGCCCCACAATACCGGAATATGGGACAGGATCATTTTGTAGCATGTCATTTTGCTTGA
- a CDS encoding peptide-binding protein, producing MASKKKWLSLFVSLSVVSALFVGCGDSKTAETPKDEPKKEEAAGTDKPAENPGEPKQGGTLTVGTFSDVVNLNPIYVQDTASADADYFIYAHLFDFDKEGNVVAEPWSLAAEPMKISEDGLTYEIKLKDNLKWSDGQPITADDVKFTIETILNPESGAPGIAQYDKISKIEVVDPQNLKITLKQVYAPFQYSLHMQVAPQHVLKDVKVTEMQKNPYGTDPAKTVTSGPWKWTEWKQKEYLKFDANPDYWGPKPNIQTVVYKIYADQNTEVQALIKGDVDVVGGIPVTQLDAVKKVDKITVASEPGPQYEYVGLNRKPENFKDNFVPWDGQKTRQAMAYALNRQGMVDNVLKGIGKLMNAPFMPNSWADPGDAAVNYDYNPEKAKQLLAEDGWKPGSDGILVKDGHRFSFELQYNSGNSRREQVSLVMQQNFKEVGIEMIPKAIDFAAWNEQNLVPGKFNAILLGWSLDSPDPNGESTFSSKFFAPKGQNNVFYKNEKLDQLWEEGTKVVDQEKRKEIYKEVAKEISTDLPYIFMYSYGTPQAHSKKIKFKPEDAPITNLARGEFFHVNNWWIDDAK from the coding sequence ATGGCAAGTAAGAAAAAATGGTTGTCGTTATTTGTATCATTGTCTGTTGTCAGCGCACTTTTTGTAGGTTGCGGCGATTCTAAAACCGCTGAAACTCCAAAAGATGAGCCAAAGAAAGAAGAGGCGGCAGGCACGGATAAACCGGCTGAAAACCCTGGTGAGCCTAAGCAAGGCGGAACTCTGACGGTAGGTACCTTCTCTGACGTCGTCAATTTGAACCCGATTTATGTGCAAGATACAGCTTCCGCTGATGCTGATTATTTTATCTATGCGCATTTGTTTGACTTTGACAAGGAAGGCAACGTAGTAGCCGAACCTTGGTCCCTCGCTGCTGAGCCGATGAAAATTTCCGAAGACGGACTTACTTATGAGATCAAGCTGAAAGACAATCTGAAATGGAGCGACGGACAGCCGATTACGGCCGATGACGTGAAATTTACGATTGAAACGATCCTCAATCCAGAATCTGGTGCACCTGGAATCGCGCAATACGACAAAATCAGCAAGATCGAAGTAGTTGATCCTCAAAACCTGAAAATTACATTGAAGCAAGTATATGCTCCTTTCCAATACAGCCTTCATATGCAAGTTGCACCTCAGCACGTGCTGAAGGATGTTAAAGTGACTGAAATGCAGAAAAATCCTTACGGTACGGATCCTGCAAAAACAGTTACTAGCGGACCATGGAAATGGACCGAGTGGAAACAAAAGGAATATTTGAAATTTGATGCAAATCCTGATTATTGGGGTCCAAAACCAAATATTCAAACTGTAGTCTACAAAATCTATGCTGACCAAAACACTGAAGTACAAGCGCTGATCAAAGGCGATGTCGATGTCGTTGGCGGTATCCCTGTAACTCAGTTGGATGCGGTTAAGAAGGTTGATAAGATTACTGTAGCATCCGAGCCAGGACCGCAATACGAATATGTGGGTCTGAACCGTAAGCCAGAAAACTTCAAGGACAATTTCGTTCCTTGGGATGGTCAAAAAACAAGACAAGCGATGGCTTATGCTCTCAATCGCCAAGGCATGGTAGACAACGTTCTGAAAGGCATCGGGAAATTGATGAACGCTCCGTTTATGCCTAATTCCTGGGCTGATCCAGGCGATGCAGCTGTGAACTACGACTACAATCCGGAAAAAGCAAAACAATTGCTGGCTGAGGACGGATGGAAGCCAGGCAGCGACGGCATCCTGGTGAAGGACGGACATCGCTTCTCCTTCGAACTGCAATACAACTCCGGCAACAGCCGTCGTGAGCAAGTATCGCTCGTCATGCAGCAAAACTTCAAAGAAGTCGGTATCGAAATGATTCCTAAAGCCATTGACTTTGCCGCATGGAACGAACAAAACCTGGTACCGGGTAAATTTAACGCAATCCTGCTGGGATGGTCTCTTGATAGCCCAGATCCAAATGGTGAATCGACATTCAGTTCCAAATTCTTTGCTCCTAAAGGCCAAAACAACGTATTCTATAAGAACGAAAAACTCGACCAGTTGTGGGAAGAAGGCACGAAAGTTGTAGACCAAGAGAAACGTAAAGAAATCTATAAAGAAGTTGCGAAAGAAATCTCGACTGACCTGCCATATATCTTTATGTATTCTTACGGTACACCACAAGCGCACAGCAAAAAAATCAAGTTTAAACCAGAAGATGCTCCAATTACGAACTTGGCCCGTGGTGAATTCTTCCACGTTAATAACTGGTGGATTGACGACGCTAAATAA